In Halobaculum rubrum, the following are encoded in one genomic region:
- a CDS encoding type IV pilin: MNFNQLLDDDRAVSPVIGVILMVAITVILAAVIGSFVLGLGNSVQQTTPNANFQFDFNETATAGDYNVTATHTGGATINDQNTGSLSLNATSGQSTPFELPVSAGTTANLSADTGGAVPAGETVRVLWTSSNGDTSQALASEDTPN; this comes from the coding sequence ATGAATTTTAACCAACTACTCGACGACGATCGCGCCGTCTCCCCTGTCATCGGAGTCATCCTTATGGTCGCGATCACTGTGATCCTCGCGGCCGTCATCGGATCGTTCGTCCTCGGATTGGGTAACAGCGTTCAGCAGACGACGCCGAATGCGAACTTCCAATTCGATTTCAATGAGACGGCGACTGCCGGTGACTACAATGTCACCGCTACTCACACCGGAGGCGCCACGATCAACGACCAGAACACTGGCTCACTGTCGCTGAATGCCACCAGTGGTCAGTCGACTCCATTCGAACTCCCAGTAAGTGCAGGAACGACAGCAAATCTTAGTGCTGACACCGGCGGGGCCGTGCCCGCTGGAGAGACGGTTCGCGTGCTTTGGACATCGTCCAACGGCGATACCTCCCAAGCACTCGCGAGCGAAGACACGCCGAACTAA
- a CDS encoding type IV pilin, with the protein MQFKQLLDDDRAVSPVIGVILMVAITVILAAVIGSFVLGLGNSVQQTAPNANFQFEFGENASDTAVVNATHTGGDTIPANERVSLNTSVDSAPYSGGEMSAGDSITNVTYSSGETVRVLWVSQNGDTSQALAEETAP; encoded by the coding sequence ATGCAATTCAAGCAACTACTTGACGACGATCGTGCCGTGTCTCCGGTCATCGGAGTCATCCTTATGGTCGCGATCACCGTGATTCTCGCGGCCGTAATCGGCTCGTTCGTCCTCGGCCTCGGAAACTCCGTGCAGCAGACCGCACCGAACGCAAACTTCCAATTCGAGTTTGGCGAGAACGCTTCCGACACCGCCGTTGTTAACGCAACGCACACTGGTGGAGACACAATCCCTGCAAATGAGCGCGTCTCACTGAACACGAGTGTCGATTCTGCCCCTTACAGTGGTGGTGAAATGAGCGCTGGAGATAGTATTACCAATGTGACGTACTCTTCAGGTGAGACGGTTCGCGTCCTCTGGGTCTCCCAAAATGGAGATACTTCGCAAGCACTCGCTGAGGAAACCGCGCCCTGA
- a CDS encoding type IV secretory system conjugative DNA transfer family protein gives MPGKSSDSSVYAAAQGREFLRGALEDKPNEWVREFAGLIDDAETLDLLNYYASLWESGLVPDEHGAFLESALARNIIRSASTRMADRAFTEGNVSQMQGMVGLTNRSRDGKDLLTSAAEQLEHEGAIGLVLGPPGSGKTATTLDVARTWAARTGGHIIGNTAWDGFDQIVRSDREMLEAMASVEGQVLAVIDETAQELSGYGEDGPKAETFANALTFIRKKEGSHGPHAKRGSVLMVNHTRKRTAAAFRRLATFAIEKPKRDDPGFARLLETEGGQDTFENGADYQGLTDTRESYSEHEASEFRILGADGDDDDTEDGPSPDEIRRRERVRSYLLDSKPWSDSEGISQKDAAAKAGYGTSWATDRKKEWERGEWNELEDVPEPSEGETV, from the coding sequence ATGCCCGGTAAGTCGTCGGACTCGTCGGTGTACGCGGCGGCGCAGGGGCGCGAGTTCCTCCGCGGGGCGCTCGAGGACAAGCCAAACGAGTGGGTGCGCGAGTTCGCTGGGCTGATTGACGACGCGGAGACGCTCGATCTGCTCAATTATTACGCGAGTCTATGGGAGAGCGGGCTCGTCCCTGACGAGCACGGGGCGTTTCTCGAGTCGGCGCTGGCGCGGAACATCATCCGGTCAGCGAGTACGCGTATGGCGGATCGTGCCTTCACGGAGGGGAACGTCTCGCAAATGCAGGGAATGGTCGGACTGACGAACCGCTCACGGGACGGAAAAGACCTGCTCACGTCGGCCGCGGAGCAGCTGGAACACGAGGGCGCGATCGGGCTCGTCCTCGGCCCACCGGGTTCGGGGAAGACCGCGACAACGCTCGATGTGGCGCGGACCTGGGCGGCGCGCACGGGCGGGCACATCATCGGAAATACCGCGTGGGACGGGTTCGACCAGATCGTTCGGTCAGACCGAGAGATGCTCGAAGCGATGGCATCGGTAGAAGGTCAAGTGCTCGCGGTGATCGATGAGACGGCACAGGAACTTTCGGGCTATGGAGAAGACGGACCGAAAGCCGAGACGTTCGCGAACGCGCTGACGTTCATCCGGAAGAAGGAGGGAAGCCACGGGCCGCACGCAAAGCGCGGCTCGGTGCTGATGGTGAACCACACGCGCAAGCGAACGGCGGCGGCGTTCCGGCGGCTCGCGACGTTCGCGATCGAGAAACCCAAGCGTGACGATCCGGGATTCGCCCGGCTGCTCGAAACCGAGGGCGGACAAGACACCTTCGAGAACGGAGCGGATTATCAGGGGCTCACGGATACGCGTGAGTCTTATTCGGAACACGAAGCGTCCGAGTTCCGGATTCTCGGCGCGGACGGCGACGATGACGATACAGAGGATGGACCGAGCCCGGACGAGATACGGCGTCGCGAGCGGGTCCGGTCGTACCTGCTGGATAGCAAACCGTGGTCTGACTCTGAGGGAATCTCGCAGAAGGACGCGGCTGCAAAGGCCGGATACGGTACATCGTGGGCGACGGACCGAAAGAAGGAGTGGGAACGCGGCGAGTGGAACGAATTAGAGGACGTACCGGAACCGTCGGAAGGGGAAACCGTATGA